A single Anatilimnocola floriformis DNA region contains:
- a CDS encoding DUF444 family protein, which produces MSMKIDRDNNRFKEIVKGKIRQNLRKYVTHGEMIGRKGKDLVSIPLPQLDVPHFRYGQNGRGGVGQGEGEVGQALAPGEDGEPGQGKAGSDAGEHVMQVDVSLDELAAILGQELQLPRIEPKGKANIEQDKVRYTSVRKVGPESLRHFRRTYVQALKRQLSEGSYRPADPKIVPYKDDRRYRSWETVSEPVANAVILYIMDVSGSMTDEQKEIVRTEAFWIDTWLRSQYTGLERRYIIHDAAAKEVDEETFYHTRESGGTRISTAYKVALQLIKEKFDPSQWNIYAFQFSDGDNWGEDNRQSLAMLKEEILPICNLFCYGQVESPYGSGEYIRVLEEAFGTEHEQLVLSEIASKEAIYESIKTFLGKGK; this is translated from the coding sequence ATGTCGATGAAAATCGATCGCGATAACAACCGCTTCAAAGAAATCGTGAAGGGGAAGATTCGCCAGAATCTGCGGAAGTACGTGACGCACGGCGAGATGATTGGCCGTAAGGGAAAAGACCTCGTGTCGATTCCGCTGCCGCAGCTCGACGTGCCCCACTTCCGCTACGGACAAAACGGCCGCGGCGGCGTTGGTCAGGGAGAAGGCGAAGTCGGCCAAGCCCTCGCGCCCGGTGAAGACGGCGAACCAGGGCAAGGCAAAGCCGGCAGCGATGCCGGCGAGCATGTCATGCAAGTGGATGTTTCGCTCGACGAACTCGCGGCGATTCTCGGCCAGGAACTCCAATTGCCGCGGATCGAACCGAAAGGAAAAGCGAACATCGAGCAGGACAAAGTTCGCTACACCAGCGTTCGCAAAGTCGGACCGGAGTCGCTCCGCCATTTCCGTCGCACCTACGTACAGGCCCTGAAGCGGCAACTTTCGGAAGGGAGTTATCGTCCCGCCGATCCCAAGATCGTGCCGTACAAAGACGACCGCCGCTATCGCTCGTGGGAAACGGTTTCCGAGCCGGTCGCAAACGCGGTGATCCTCTACATCATGGACGTCAGCGGCTCGATGACCGATGAGCAGAAAGAGATCGTGCGGACCGAAGCGTTTTGGATCGATACTTGGCTGCGGAGTCAGTACACGGGCCTCGAGCGCCGCTACATCATTCACGATGCAGCCGCGAAAGAGGTTGACGAGGAGACTTTTTATCACACCCGCGAAAGCGGCGGCACGCGGATCAGCACGGCGTACAAAGTGGCGCTGCAGCTAATCAAAGAAAAGTTCGATCCGTCGCAGTGGAACATCTACGCCTTCCAGTTTTCCGACGGCGACAACTGGGGCGAAGACAACCGCCAATCACTAGCGATGTTGAAGGAAGAGATCCTGCCGATCTGCAATTTGTTCTGCTACGGCCAGGTTGAGAGCCCCTACGGCAGCGGCGAATACATCCGCGTGCTGGAAGAAGCTTTTGGGACGGAGCACGAACAACTTGTATTGTCGGAGATCGCCAGCAAGGAAGCGATTTACGAATCGATCAAGACGTTTTTGGGGAAAGGCAAATAG
- a CDS encoding terpene cyclase/mutase family protein, with amino-acid sequence MSAPEPIRVPRPHFISKTTSPQPQAENAQPAGLTEAIQQTRQWLLDQQQPAGFWCAELEGDSILQSEYILLLAWLRRETKPIAKKCAQRLIDTQLPTGGWAMYPGGALEISGSVKAYFALKLTGHDKDAEYMVRARAAIRAAGGADAVNSFTRFYLALLGQISYDQCPAVPPELVLLPNWSPINLYKMSAWSRTIVVPLSIMWAHRPARQLPPDRCMNELFIKPPHEWAELQCPGLQEEKGWFRWSNFFRRADQAIKWLERRRIKPLRRMALKSATQWMTTRFAHSDGLGAIFPPIVWSVIALKCLGYDDDSAEVRYNYEQLAGLTIEEENSAHLQPCLSPVWDTAITVRALAASGLTIGDEPLTAAVDWLLEKEVTRTGDWANNVKASPAGWFFEHHNDFYPDVDDTVMVMIAIKELLKHSDKAAFVAKRKSSSQNPRPSSDMHVDETETRKRSALAAGERARRWVQAMQNKDGGWGAFDKDNDSEFLCRVPFADHNAMIDPSTPDLTGRVLEALALWGAKPGQPTVDRALHYLRKTQESDGSWFGRWGVNYIYGTWQVLVGLQGIGIAADDPMLQRGANWLLTYQQASGGWGESADTYEKPELRGQGPATPSQTAWALLGLIAAGLAHHPAVERGVEWLVAQQREDGTWAEEEFTGTGFPRVFYLKYHAYPIYFPLLALATYARAIGKSPPNVEHAANQARLRVVG; translated from the coding sequence ATGTCAGCCCCAGAGCCTATTCGCGTACCACGTCCGCACTTTATCTCAAAGACAACATCGCCCCAGCCGCAGGCTGAGAATGCCCAACCAGCAGGGCTGACCGAGGCGATTCAGCAGACGAGACAGTGGCTGCTCGATCAGCAGCAGCCGGCCGGTTTCTGGTGCGCAGAGCTCGAAGGGGACAGCATCCTGCAGAGCGAGTACATCCTGTTACTCGCGTGGCTGCGACGTGAAACCAAGCCGATCGCGAAAAAGTGTGCTCAGCGACTGATCGACACACAACTGCCGACCGGCGGCTGGGCGATGTATCCCGGTGGTGCGCTCGAAATCAGCGGCAGTGTGAAGGCTTACTTTGCGCTCAAGCTCACCGGGCACGACAAGGACGCCGAATACATGGTGCGGGCCCGCGCGGCGATTCGCGCAGCCGGTGGCGCCGATGCGGTGAATAGCTTCACGCGGTTTTATCTCGCGCTGTTGGGCCAAATTTCGTACGACCAATGCCCAGCCGTGCCGCCAGAACTGGTGCTGCTGCCAAACTGGTCGCCGATCAATCTTTACAAAATGAGCGCCTGGTCGCGGACGATCGTCGTGCCGCTGTCGATCATGTGGGCACACCGCCCCGCGCGCCAATTGCCGCCCGATCGCTGCATGAACGAACTGTTCATCAAACCGCCGCACGAATGGGCCGAGCTGCAGTGCCCCGGTTTGCAGGAAGAAAAAGGTTGGTTCCGCTGGAGCAACTTTTTCCGCCGCGCCGATCAAGCGATCAAATGGCTCGAACGCCGCCGCATCAAACCGCTGCGCCGGATGGCGCTGAAATCGGCCACGCAGTGGATGACCACACGTTTTGCGCACAGCGACGGCCTGGGCGCGATTTTTCCGCCGATCGTTTGGAGCGTGATTGCTCTGAAATGCCTCGGCTATGACGACGATTCGGCCGAAGTTCGCTACAACTACGAGCAACTCGCCGGGCTCACTATCGAGGAAGAAAACTCTGCGCATCTGCAGCCCTGCTTGTCGCCCGTTTGGGACACCGCAATCACGGTGCGAGCGCTCGCCGCGAGCGGCCTGACCATCGGCGATGAACCGCTGACGGCTGCTGTCGATTGGCTACTCGAAAAGGAAGTGACGCGCACGGGTGACTGGGCGAACAACGTCAAAGCCTCGCCGGCTGGCTGGTTCTTTGAGCATCACAACGATTTTTATCCCGATGTCGACGACACCGTGATGGTGATGATCGCGATCAAGGAACTGCTGAAGCATTCCGACAAAGCCGCGTTCGTCGCCAAGCGAAAATCGTCATCGCAGAATCCTCGGCCCAGCAGCGATATGCACGTCGACGAAACCGAAACGCGCAAGCGTTCGGCGCTCGCCGCTGGCGAACGCGCTCGTCGCTGGGTGCAGGCGATGCAGAACAAGGACGGCGGCTGGGGAGCCTTTGACAAGGACAACGACAGCGAGTTTCTCTGCCGCGTACCGTTTGCCGATCACAATGCGATGATCGACCCGAGCACGCCCGATCTCACCGGCCGCGTGCTCGAAGCACTCGCGCTGTGGGGTGCGAAGCCAGGGCAACCGACAGTCGATCGCGCACTGCACTATCTGCGAAAAACGCAGGAGTCCGACGGCAGTTGGTTCGGCCGTTGGGGCGTGAATTACATCTATGGCACGTGGCAAGTCCTCGTCGGTTTGCAAGGCATCGGCATCGCAGCCGATGATCCGATGCTGCAGCGCGGCGCCAACTGGCTGTTGACTTACCAACAAGCCAGCGGCGGTTGGGGTGAGTCGGCCGATACCTACGAAAAACCTGAGCTCCGCGGCCAAGGGCCGGCGACTCCGTCGCAAACCGCGTGGGCGCTGCTTGGTTTGATCGCGGCGGGGCTAGCTCATCATCCTGCCGTAGAACGGGGCGTGGAGTGGCTCGTCGCGCAACAGCGCGAGGATGGCACTTGGGCCGAAGAGGAATTCACGGGAACCGGTTTCCCGCGCGTGTTCTATCTGAAGTACCACGCCTATCCGATCTACTTCCCGCTGCTAGCGCTCGCCACATACGCTCGGGCCATTGGCAAATCGCCGCCGAATGTGGAACATGCAGCCAATCAAGCGCGGCTGCGCGTCGTGGGATAA
- a CDS encoding cation:proton antiporter — MDHHHLLHYLSLLVVMLAGAKIGGALLQRIGQPAVLGELLVGVILGASLLGWVQADDEIVTLFKELGVIILLFEIGLETDLKKLLQVGGVSTAVALAGVAFPFALGYGVTRALGHSDIVSIFTGAALTATSVGITARVLSDLGRLQDPEGQVILGAAIIDDVIGLVILAVVSGVASGPGFSPLLAAKTAGIAFGFLAVTLLVGRWLVPLVAKLLAKVTLPGTPTILAIIIALGLAWLADRAGSALIIGAFAAGLLLRELPQHEQIEKGVASLGHFFVPIFFVAVGAAVDVRAFNPLDPAARPTLLLGGLLVVVAIIGKFAAGFVPFWFRGNKYVVGVGMVPRGEVGLIFAQKGLDFGAFTAPMFSAVALMVMVTTFIAPPLLKLLLRPLPKQKSDTQGIEDLVVGPEQKASTAAKGEA; from the coding sequence GTGGATCATCATCACTTATTGCATTATTTGAGCCTGCTCGTCGTGATGCTCGCCGGGGCAAAAATCGGCGGCGCGCTCCTGCAGCGCATTGGTCAGCCGGCCGTGCTGGGTGAACTGTTGGTCGGCGTCATCCTGGGCGCGTCGCTCCTCGGCTGGGTCCAGGCCGACGATGAGATCGTCACGCTATTCAAAGAACTCGGCGTGATCATTCTGCTGTTTGAAATCGGTCTGGAGACCGATCTGAAGAAGCTGCTGCAAGTAGGCGGCGTTTCGACCGCGGTGGCACTTGCTGGTGTGGCGTTTCCATTTGCCTTGGGATACGGCGTGACTCGGGCGTTAGGTCATTCCGATATCGTTTCGATCTTCACGGGCGCCGCGCTCACGGCAACCAGCGTGGGAATCACAGCCCGGGTGCTGTCCGATCTCGGCCGTTTGCAGGATCCTGAGGGACAAGTGATTCTCGGCGCGGCGATTATCGACGATGTGATCGGCCTTGTGATTCTTGCCGTGGTTTCTGGAGTGGCATCGGGGCCCGGTTTCTCGCCGCTGCTGGCCGCGAAAACGGCGGGCATTGCTTTTGGGTTCCTAGCGGTCACGCTGCTCGTCGGTCGCTGGCTCGTGCCGCTCGTGGCTAAACTGCTCGCCAAAGTTACTTTGCCGGGAACTCCGACAATCCTGGCGATCATCATTGCGCTCGGTCTCGCGTGGCTGGCCGATCGCGCCGGCTCGGCGCTCATCATCGGCGCATTCGCGGCCGGATTGCTGCTACGAGAGTTGCCGCAGCACGAGCAGATTGAAAAAGGAGTGGCCAGCCTCGGCCACTTTTTCGTACCGATCTTTTTTGTTGCCGTGGGCGCTGCCGTCGATGTGCGCGCGTTCAATCCGCTCGATCCCGCGGCGAGGCCGACCTTGCTGCTCGGCGGTTTGCTCGTCGTGGTCGCGATCATCGGCAAATTCGCGGCTGGCTTTGTTCCGTTTTGGTTTCGCGGCAACAAGTACGTCGTCGGCGTCGGCATGGTGCCGCGCGGCGAGGTCGGTTTGATCTTTGCTCAAAAGGGACTCGACTTCGGCGCATTCACGGCCCCCATGTTCAGCGCCGTTGCACTGATGGTGATGGTGACCACCTTCATCGCGCCGCCGCTGTTGAAGCTGCTCCTCAGGCCACTCCCCAAGCAAAAATCGGATACGCAAGGAATCGAGGATTTGGTCGTCGGTCCAGAACAGAAGGCGTCAACCGCAGCGAAAGGCGAAGCTTAA
- a CDS encoding UvrB/UvrC motif-containing protein, whose amino-acid sequence MADDWDDFDTPEMPADDPQTAEAEELPLPSDEEVDAALNAVADEPAADANIPRYEFAFRRAAAKVREFPRTPGVYLFKDTAGVTIYVGKAKNLRSRAGSYFLIGAQREWRTADWVLDISDADYIECESDVDALLMEARLIKDIQPKHNKELKDDKTFPYLMITKGEDFPRVEVTRQPPDRGVRLFGPFASAGALRGAMQVLQRIFKFRTCSLDIEENDERWRWFRPCLLASIQQCTAPCNLRISKDEYKHDIQRLVMFLEGNKKKLLKEMREEMQAAAAEKLYEQAARLRDEIKMLESLDRRGDIDVHAQPEVFYIDPKKGLAGLKRALKLADTPRTIEGMDIAHLAGGETVASVVQFLDGLPFKPGYRRYKINSVDGVDDFRSLHELVSRRYRRLSDENEVFPDLLLIDGGKGQLSAALAAFRDQEITPPAILSLAKQEEEIFLPGQSESIRLSKHSFALRLLQYVRDEAHRFAQHYHHQLRRKSQLGD is encoded by the coding sequence ATGGCCGACGACTGGGACGATTTTGATACGCCGGAAATGCCGGCCGACGATCCGCAAACGGCGGAAGCCGAAGAGCTGCCGCTGCCATCCGATGAAGAGGTCGATGCCGCGCTGAATGCAGTCGCCGATGAACCCGCCGCCGATGCGAACATTCCCCGCTATGAGTTCGCCTTTCGCCGGGCGGCGGCTAAGGTGCGCGAGTTCCCCCGCACGCCGGGTGTCTACCTCTTCAAAGACACCGCCGGCGTCACGATCTACGTCGGCAAGGCGAAGAATCTCCGCAGCCGGGCCGGCAGTTACTTTCTGATTGGCGCGCAACGCGAATGGCGAACGGCGGATTGGGTGCTCGACATTTCCGATGCCGATTACATCGAGTGCGAGAGCGATGTCGACGCCCTGCTGATGGAAGCCCGGCTGATTAAAGACATTCAGCCAAAGCACAACAAGGAATTGAAGGACGATAAGACCTTCCCTTACTTGATGATCACCAAGGGGGAAGACTTTCCCCGCGTGGAAGTCACTCGCCAACCGCCCGATCGGGGCGTGCGACTGTTTGGGCCCTTCGCCAGCGCCGGTGCCCTGCGCGGCGCGATGCAGGTACTGCAGAGGATCTTTAAGTTTCGGACCTGCAGCCTCGATATCGAGGAAAACGACGAACGCTGGCGGTGGTTTCGGCCGTGCCTGCTCGCGAGCATTCAGCAATGCACCGCGCCGTGCAACCTGCGGATCAGCAAGGATGAGTACAAGCACGACATTCAACGACTCGTCATGTTTCTCGAGGGGAACAAAAAAAAGCTCCTCAAAGAGATGCGCGAGGAAATGCAAGCCGCGGCGGCGGAGAAGCTTTACGAGCAAGCGGCCCGGTTGCGCGACGAAATCAAGATGCTCGAATCGCTCGATCGCCGCGGCGATATCGATGTTCACGCCCAGCCTGAAGTTTTCTACATCGATCCGAAAAAGGGTTTGGCCGGGCTTAAAAGGGCATTAAAGCTCGCTGATACGCCGCGGACCATCGAAGGAATGGACATCGCCCATCTCGCCGGCGGCGAAACGGTGGCCAGCGTCGTGCAGTTCCTCGACGGCTTGCCTTTCAAGCCTGGTTACCGCCGCTACAAGATCAACAGCGTCGACGGCGTTGACGATTTTCGCAGCTTGCACGAACTCGTATCGCGGCGGTATCGACGGCTGAGCGACGAAAACGAAGTCTTTCCCGATCTGCTGCTGATCGACGGCGGCAAAGGCCAACTCAGTGCCGCCCTCGCCGCGTTTCGCGATCAAGAGATCACGCCGCCGGCCATCCTTTCGCTCGCGAAGCAGGAAGAAGAAATCTTTCTACCGGGCCAATCCGAATCGATTCGCCTTTCGAAGCATTCCTTCGCGCTGCGACTGCTGCAGTACGTCCGCGACGAAGCCCACCGATTCGCCCAGCACTATCACCATCAGCTGCGGCGCAAATCGCAGTTGGGGGATTAA
- a CDS encoding DUF1501 domain-containing protein, protein MNEFETNQFAMNRRQALMVGGLGALSLGMPGLVLGKDKTDASGQAVRAEKSCIFVLLCGGPSHVDTWDMKPDAPDTIRGPYRPISTKVPGMRLNEMHTELAKLAGEFTLINSMTHPGSISNHFDAMHNLLSGQSAKRVQEGVMDDQPYLGSFVAKHRPSKRNIVSNAWLIKCVGAPVFCAPNIGIGGYLGSAHAPVFVGSEKNHPAMEKFTPPEIYDLGDPARLDDRRQLLASLESRAVKKDARGADWDDLRAKGYEAMTRPEGRDAFNLDQETPKMRERYGKHPLGQNLLLARRMVEAGVRFVTVNGWCGQAPHDTAGPPSSSWDMHGGNMGMGNAFGEGSYGMNFCLPRLDQAVSALLSDLKERGMLENTLVVVTGEFGRTPTILTQIPPGRQHWPACFSSILAGCGIARGQVYGKSNKHGEYPTQNPVRPEELAATIYHALDIPLNEPQNNTGISRPITTGKPIMELFG, encoded by the coding sequence ATGAACGAGTTCGAGACGAACCAGTTCGCGATGAATCGGCGGCAGGCCCTGATGGTGGGTGGGCTCGGCGCGTTGTCGCTGGGCATGCCAGGGTTGGTGCTCGGTAAGGATAAGACCGACGCCAGCGGCCAAGCGGTGCGGGCCGAGAAGTCTTGCATCTTTGTGCTCCTCTGCGGCGGACCGAGCCATGTCGATACCTGGGACATGAAGCCGGACGCGCCCGACACCATTCGCGGGCCGTACCGGCCGATCTCGACCAAGGTGCCGGGGATGCGGCTGAACGAGATGCATACCGAGCTGGCGAAGCTGGCCGGTGAGTTCACGCTGATCAACTCGATGACGCATCCGGGGAGCATCAGTAACCACTTCGACGCGATGCACAACCTGCTGAGCGGCCAATCGGCGAAGCGGGTGCAAGAAGGCGTGATGGACGATCAGCCGTACCTTGGTTCGTTCGTCGCGAAGCATCGGCCGAGCAAGCGGAACATTGTCTCGAACGCCTGGCTGATCAAGTGCGTCGGGGCGCCGGTCTTTTGCGCGCCGAATATCGGCATCGGCGGTTATCTCGGTTCTGCACACGCGCCGGTTTTTGTTGGTTCCGAAAAGAATCATCCGGCCATGGAGAAATTCACGCCACCGGAGATCTACGATTTGGGAGATCCGGCGCGACTGGATGATCGGCGGCAATTGCTGGCCAGTTTGGAAAGTCGCGCAGTGAAGAAAGATGCGCGCGGCGCGGATTGGGATGATCTGCGGGCCAAGGGTTATGAAGCGATGACGCGGCCTGAGGGGCGCGATGCTTTCAATCTCGATCAAGAAACGCCGAAGATGCGCGAGCGCTACGGCAAGCATCCGCTGGGACAGAATTTGCTCCTCGCGCGGCGCATGGTCGAAGCCGGCGTGCGGTTTGTCACGGTCAACGGTTGGTGCGGCCAGGCCCCGCACGATACGGCTGGCCCGCCGAGCAGCAGTTGGGATATGCACGGCGGCAACATGGGGATGGGGAACGCGTTTGGCGAAGGTTCGTATGGTATGAACTTCTGCTTGCCGCGACTCGATCAAGCGGTATCGGCGCTACTCAGCGATCTGAAAGAGCGCGGCATGCTCGAGAACACGCTCGTGGTCGTCACCGGCGAATTTGGTCGCACGCCGACCATCCTCACGCAGATTCCGCCCGGCCGGCAGCATTGGCCTGCGTGCTTTTCTTCGATCCTCGCGGGCTGCGGCATCGCCCGTGGCCAGGTGTATGGCAAGAGCAACAAGCACGGCGAATATCCGACGCAAAATCCGGTTCGGCCTGAAGAACTCGCCGCGACGATTTATCACGCGCTCGATATTCCGCTGAATGAACCGCAGAACAACACCGGCATCTCGCGCCCGATCACGACGGGCAAGCCGATCATGGAACTGTTTGGTTAG
- a CDS encoding PrkA family serine protein kinase, with protein sequence MTAGKSIIAMIGGRQDLDQFRKKSWVGTFEEYLDLVRETPAVTRNAFERVYDMVISYGTNVYEESRGVKRTHFKFFDDPDNGGRDAVFGLDETLESFVNALMSAAKGYGIEKRVLLLHGPVGSSKSTIARMMKRGLERYSTTDAGAVYTLGWVVEGNEDVLWCPMHEEPMHLVPERFRDDVLADLNAGKDDQDYKVRIVGELCPYCRFMYSERLKKHGGDWTKVIEDVRVKRITLSEQDRCGIGTFQPKDEKNQDSTELTGDINYRKIAEYGSDSDPRAFNFDGEFNVANRGIIEFIEVLKLDVAFLYDLLGASQEHKVKPKKFAQTDIDEVILGHTNEPEYRRLQNNEFMEALRDRTVKIDVPYVTKLSDEIKIYEKDYNSGKVKGKHIAPHTIEMAAMWAILTRLEPPNNASLTLLQKLKLYNGRTLPGFTEENIKEMKEEAVGEGLHGISPRYVQDKISNALVAHLDAKSINPFMVMNELEAGLKHHSLITSEELRAKYRELLGVVKEEYENIVKNEVQRAIAADEDALKRLCGNYIDNIKAYTQREKVRNKFTGQTEDPDERMMRSIEEKIDIPESRKDDFRREIMNYIGALMIDGKTFDYKANERLYRALQLKLFEDQKDTIKLTSLVSQVVDKDTQAKIDVVKSRLIRDFGYDDESANDVLHYVASIFARGDVKRK encoded by the coding sequence ATGACGGCAGGCAAAAGCATCATCGCCATGATCGGCGGTCGGCAAGATCTCGACCAGTTCCGCAAGAAGAGCTGGGTCGGCACGTTCGAGGAATATCTCGATCTGGTGCGCGAAACGCCAGCGGTGACCCGTAACGCGTTCGAGCGCGTCTACGACATGGTCATCTCGTACGGCACGAACGTGTACGAAGAGTCGCGCGGCGTGAAGCGGACTCATTTCAAATTCTTCGACGACCCCGACAACGGCGGTCGCGACGCGGTCTTTGGACTCGACGAAACGCTCGAGAGCTTCGTCAACGCGCTCATGTCAGCCGCCAAGGGTTACGGCATTGAGAAACGCGTGCTGCTGTTGCACGGCCCGGTCGGCAGCAGCAAAAGCACGATTGCGCGGATGATGAAGCGCGGCCTTGAACGTTATTCGACGACCGATGCCGGCGCGGTTTACACGCTCGGTTGGGTTGTCGAAGGGAACGAAGACGTGCTGTGGTGCCCGATGCACGAAGAGCCGATGCACCTTGTGCCGGAACGCTTTCGCGATGATGTGCTCGCCGATTTGAATGCCGGCAAGGACGATCAAGATTACAAAGTGCGGATCGTGGGCGAACTGTGCCCTTACTGCCGGTTCATGTATTCCGAGCGGTTGAAGAAGCACGGCGGTGACTGGACGAAGGTCATTGAAGACGTGCGTGTGAAGCGGATCACGCTCAGCGAGCAGGACCGTTGCGGCATTGGTACGTTCCAACCCAAGGACGAAAAGAACCAGGACAGCACCGAGCTGACCGGCGATATCAACTATCGCAAGATCGCCGAGTACGGCAGCGATAGCGATCCACGAGCGTTCAATTTCGACGGCGAATTCAATGTCGCCAACCGCGGCATCATCGAGTTCATCGAAGTGCTGAAGCTCGACGTCGCGTTCCTCTACGACTTGCTGGGCGCGAGTCAGGAACACAAGGTCAAGCCGAAGAAGTTCGCGCAAACTGACATCGACGAAGTGATTCTCGGTCATACGAATGAGCCGGAATATCGTCGCCTCCAGAACAACGAGTTCATGGAAGCTCTCCGCGATCGCACGGTAAAGATCGACGTGCCGTACGTCACTAAGCTGAGCGACGAAATCAAGATTTACGAAAAGGACTACAACAGCGGCAAGGTAAAGGGGAAGCACATTGCCCCGCACACCATCGAGATGGCCGCCATGTGGGCGATTCTCACGCGACTTGAGCCGCCGAACAACGCCAGCCTCACGCTGCTGCAAAAGCTGAAGCTGTACAACGGCCGCACGCTGCCGGGTTTCACGGAAGAAAACATTAAGGAGATGAAAGAGGAAGCCGTCGGCGAAGGCTTGCACGGCATCAGCCCGCGGTATGTGCAGGACAAAATCAGCAATGCTCTGGTCGCCCACCTCGATGCGAAGTCGATCAATCCCTTCATGGTGATGAACGAACTCGAAGCGGGGCTGAAGCATCACAGCTTGATCACCAGCGAAGAACTGCGCGCGAAATATCGCGAACTGCTCGGCGTGGTGAAGGAAGAGTACGAGAACATCGTGAAGAACGAAGTTCAACGGGCAATTGCTGCCGATGAAGATGCCCTCAAGCGATTGTGCGGCAACTACATCGACAACATCAAGGCCTATACACAACGCGAAAAGGTACGCAACAAATTCACCGGACAAACCGAAGATCCGGATGAACGGATGATGCGGTCGATCGAGGAAAAGATCGACATTCCCGAAAGTCGCAAGGACGATTTCCGCCGCGAAATCATGAACTACATCGGCGCGCTGATGATCGACGGCAAGACGTTCGACTACAAAGCGAACGAACGGCTGTACCGAGCGCTGCAATTGAAACTGTTCGAAGACCAAAAGGACACCATCAAGCTCACGAGCCTGGTGTCGCAAGTGGTCGACAAGGATACGCAAGCCAAGATCGACGTCGTGAAGAGCCGGCTGATCCGCGACTTCGGCTACGACGACGAAAGCGCGAACGACGTGCTGCATTACGTGGCCAGCATCTTTGCCCGTGGGGATGTGAAGCGCAAGTAG
- a CDS encoding SpoVR family protein codes for MPALHRFRNLTEELTEIQRQIEAHARNYGLDFFPTIFEVVDAEQLNAVAAYGGFPTRYPHWRFGMEYEQLAKGYSYGLQKIYELVINNNPCYAYLLGSNGVTDQKLVMAHVYGHCDFFKNNAWFNKTDRRMIDTMANHGNRIRNYMDRFGVEEVENFIDCCLSLEDLIDIYSPHIKRRDDAPPPVRHDEDDDDDYVDPTAPTRFQSKDYLDRYVNPRKSMDAERAQLKQDMEKKGNFPPEPMRDVMLFLSENAPLKNWQADVLGIVREEAYYFAPQGQTKIMNEGWATYWHSTIMTKHAMEAKDLVCYADHCAGTLAGSRTRLNPYKLGVELYRDIEDRWNRGAYGEDYDNCEDWQEKIHWNKPTMKGREKIFEVRKIHNDLTFIDEFLTLDFCRRHKLFSFGYQQESGFYEIESREFPNVKQRLLYNLTNMGRPIIYVKDGNYKNRGELLLEHRFSGAELQQNFAQDTLTSLYKLWRRPVHIETKLEGATVLWSFDGTSHTSSEDKKKG; via the coding sequence ATGCCAGCCCTCCATCGTTTTCGCAATTTGACCGAAGAGCTCACCGAGATTCAGCGGCAGATTGAAGCTCATGCCCGCAACTACGGCTTGGATTTCTTTCCGACGATTTTCGAGGTCGTCGACGCCGAGCAGTTGAACGCGGTCGCGGCGTACGGCGGCTTTCCGACTCGCTACCCGCACTGGCGGTTCGGCATGGAGTACGAACAGCTCGCGAAGGGCTATTCGTACGGCTTGCAGAAAATTTACGAGCTCGTGATCAACAACAACCCGTGCTACGCCTACTTGCTCGGCAGCAACGGCGTGACCGACCAGAAGCTGGTGATGGCCCACGTCTATGGCCATTGCGACTTCTTCAAAAACAACGCCTGGTTCAATAAAACCGACCGGCGCATGATCGATACGATGGCCAACCACGGCAATCGGATTCGGAACTACATGGATCGCTTTGGCGTCGAAGAAGTCGAGAATTTCATCGACTGCTGCCTCAGCCTGGAGGACTTGATCGATATCTATTCGCCGCACATCAAGCGACGTGATGATGCGCCGCCCCCTGTGCGTCACGATGAAGACGACGACGATGACTATGTCGACCCGACTGCGCCGACTCGGTTTCAATCGAAGGATTATCTCGATCGGTACGTGAACCCGCGGAAGTCGATGGACGCTGAGCGGGCTCAACTGAAACAAGACATGGAGAAAAAAGGGAACTTCCCGCCCGAGCCGATGCGCGACGTGATGCTCTTCCTTTCGGAGAATGCGCCGCTGAAGAACTGGCAAGCCGATGTGCTCGGCATCGTCCGCGAAGAGGCCTATTACTTTGCGCCGCAGGGGCAAACCAAAATCATGAACGAAGGCTGGGCCACTTACTGGCACAGCACGATCATGACCAAGCATGCGATGGAGGCGAAGGACCTCGTTTGCTACGCCGATCACTGCGCGGGCACGTTGGCCGGTTCGCGGACGCGATTGAACCCATACAAGCTAGGTGTCGAGCTCTATCGCGATATCGAAGATCGCTGGAATCGCGGCGCCTACGGCGAAGATTACGACAACTGCGAAGACTGGCAGGAGAAGATTCACTGGAACAAGCCGACGATGAAAGGGCGCGAAAAGATCTTCGAAGTCCGCAAGATCCACAACGATCTGACGTTCATCGACGAATTTCTGACGCTCGACTTTTGCCGCCGGCACAAGCTGTTTTCGTTCGGTTATCAGCAGGAGTCGGGGTTCTACGAGATCGAGAGTCGCGAATTTCCCAACGTAAAACAGCGACTTCTCTATAATTTAACGAACATGGGTCGGCCGATCATTTATGTAAAGGACGGCAACTACAAGAACCGCGGCGAGCTGTTGCTGGAGCACCGCTTCAGTGGGGCCGAGCTGCAACAGAACTTCGCGCAGGACACGCTGACGTCGCTCTACAAGCTGTGGCGGCGGCCGGTGCATATCGAAACGAAGCTGGAAGGGGCCACCGTGCTGTGGTCCTTTGACGGAACGTCGCACACGAGTTCGGAAGACAAAAAGAAAGGGTGA